One window of the Gordonia westfalica genome contains the following:
- a CDS encoding alpha/beta fold hydrolase has product MHDSFTFTDVAGVALAAHRWSPPTRPLAAVELVHGMGEHIGRYQHVVDALNDAGFVVYGYDQRGHGASTGALEPGYVGASGWPSLVSDIGEFAQHVREREDGLPLGLVAHSMGSFASQQALLRDSELFDAIALTGTAALDLLEPALDLDTPLDLAMFNAGFAPPRTDYDWLSRDDSIVDAYVADPLCGFGLDVEGTRAMFLGARALSDPAALASVRKDLPIYLAVGDKDPVNAGLALFEPLVARFRDTGFTDVTATVYPDGRHEVLNETNRIEVIGELVAWLRARIGQPG; this is encoded by the coding sequence ATGCATGACTCGTTCACCTTCACCGATGTCGCCGGAGTCGCCCTGGCAGCCCATCGATGGTCACCACCGACGCGCCCCCTGGCCGCTGTCGAACTGGTGCACGGAATGGGCGAACACATCGGTCGCTACCAGCACGTCGTCGATGCACTGAACGACGCCGGCTTCGTCGTCTACGGATACGACCAGCGCGGCCACGGCGCGTCGACAGGCGCTCTGGAACCCGGATACGTCGGCGCCTCAGGGTGGCCCTCCTTGGTGTCCGACATCGGAGAGTTCGCACAACATGTCCGAGAACGCGAGGACGGATTGCCGCTCGGTCTGGTCGCGCACAGCATGGGCTCGTTCGCGTCTCAGCAAGCGCTGCTGCGAGACAGCGAACTGTTCGACGCGATCGCACTGACCGGGACCGCGGCTCTCGATCTTCTCGAGCCGGCCCTGGATCTCGACACACCGCTGGATCTGGCGATGTTCAACGCCGGATTTGCGCCACCGCGCACCGATTACGACTGGCTGAGCCGCGACGACTCGATCGTCGACGCCTACGTCGCGGACCCGTTGTGCGGCTTCGGTCTCGACGTGGAAGGGACGCGCGCGATGTTCCTCGGCGCCCGAGCGCTGTCGGATCCGGCCGCGCTCGCGAGCGTCCGTAAGGATCTACCCATCTACCTCGCCGTCGGCGACAAGGACCCGGTGAACGCGGGACTGGCTTTGTTCGAACCCTTGGTGGCACGCTTCCGCGACACCGGGTTCACCGATGTCACCGCCACTGTGTACCCCGACGGCCGCCACGAAGTGCTGAACGAGACCAACCGCATCGAGGTGATCGGCGAACTGGTCGCTTGGCTACGGGCACGGATCGGGCAGCCGGGATGA
- a CDS encoding aldehyde dehydrogenase, whose protein sequence is MTTIDYREFYIDGGWQSPAGTDVIDVHSPTTESSIGSVPSASTADIDRAVAAARSAFDAADGWATMHPKQRAEILERFATELEARAAETSRRVSIQNGMPIWLAEQFEGGFPAVLLRYFSQMMVEAPEVDERAGMLGGTARVTRHPIGVVAAIVPWNVPQAISFLKLAPALAAGCTVVLKPAEETVLDAFLMAEAAAAAGLPPGVLNVVPGGREIGAYLVEHPGIDKVSFTGSTAAGRSIAETCGRLLRPVTLELGGKSAAILLDDVDLDASMDSLFGVTFLNNGQICWLNTRVLAPRSRYSEVVDALTGLAESLKVGDPLDPETKVGPLVSARQRERVEGYIAKGKSEGARLTTGGGRPTDLDSGYFVQPTVFADLDNTATIAREEIFGPVLSVIPFGDEAEALAIANDSEYGLGGSVWSSDVERAAALAGRVKSGTVGVNHYTNDPVAPFGGIKSSGMGRELGPEGLHTFQHLHTVYLPPAG, encoded by the coding sequence ATGACAACCATCGACTACCGCGAGTTCTACATCGACGGCGGCTGGCAGAGTCCAGCCGGAACCGATGTCATCGATGTTCACTCGCCCACCACCGAGAGCTCGATCGGCAGTGTGCCCTCGGCATCCACCGCCGACATCGACCGCGCGGTTGCCGCCGCCCGCTCGGCCTTCGACGCTGCCGACGGTTGGGCGACGATGCACCCCAAACAGCGTGCGGAGATCCTCGAACGATTCGCCACCGAACTCGAAGCACGGGCCGCCGAGACGTCCCGTCGCGTGTCCATCCAGAACGGGATGCCCATCTGGCTCGCCGAACAGTTCGAGGGCGGCTTCCCAGCCGTCCTGCTCCGCTACTTCAGCCAGATGATGGTCGAGGCCCCCGAGGTCGACGAGCGTGCGGGCATGCTCGGCGGAACCGCCCGGGTGACGCGGCATCCGATCGGCGTGGTGGCCGCGATCGTCCCGTGGAACGTGCCGCAGGCCATCAGCTTCTTGAAGCTCGCGCCGGCCCTGGCGGCCGGGTGCACGGTCGTGCTCAAGCCCGCCGAGGAGACCGTCCTGGACGCGTTCCTGATGGCCGAGGCAGCGGCCGCCGCGGGACTGCCGCCCGGCGTTCTCAACGTCGTGCCCGGCGGACGCGAGATCGGCGCGTATCTCGTCGAACACCCCGGAATCGACAAAGTCTCGTTCACCGGCTCGACTGCCGCGGGCCGCTCGATCGCCGAGACGTGCGGCCGGCTGCTGCGGCCGGTCACCCTCGAGCTCGGCGGCAAGTCCGCGGCGATCCTGCTCGACGACGTCGATCTCGATGCGTCGATGGACTCCCTGTTCGGCGTCACCTTCCTGAACAACGGTCAGATCTGCTGGCTCAACACCCGCGTGCTCGCGCCGCGATCGAGGTACAGCGAGGTCGTCGATGCGCTCACCGGCCTCGCCGAGTCCCTCAAGGTCGGCGATCCCCTCGATCCGGAGACCAAGGTCGGTCCCCTCGTCTCCGCGCGCCAGCGGGAACGTGTCGAGGGGTACATCGCCAAGGGCAAGAGCGAGGGGGCTCGTCTGACCACCGGCGGCGGGCGTCCGACCGACCTCGACAGCGGTTACTTCGTCCAGCCGACGGTGTTCGCCGACCTCGACAACACGGCAACCATCGCCCGCGAAGAGATCTTCGGTCCGGTCCTGAGCGTGATCCCGTTCGGCGACGAGGCAGAAGCCCTGGCGATCGCGAACGACAGCGAGTACGGCCTCGGTGGCTCGGTGTGGTCGTCCGACGTCGAACGCGCCGCCGCACTCGCCGGCCGGGTCAAGTCCGGCACGGTCGGAGTGAACCACTACACGAACGATCCGGTCGCCCCGTTCGGTGGCATCAAGAGCAGCGGCATGGGACGCGAGCTGGGCCCCGAAGGGCTGCACACCTTCCAGCATCTGCACACCGTCTACCTGCCCCCGGCGGGCTGA
- a CDS encoding PaaI family thioesterase, translating to MSRGSLGVALDDVTGHVVARGTDEHRWPVSLSIRIDFLADPPLDKTSMSVHGELIARDERSGTTRGSVTDDSGRTIALVTQRSHLVAVEAQPTSPRTSFDLPSVETTVRDALGFTVSAGGIVELPPTPLAANGMGNVHGGVLICGSEFAAMSAVDAGGVLRTTSIDIAYVRPGNAGDTTTFACDVVHRGRSMSVVRVVAAGSTGKPCAVATVIVQTVPA from the coding sequence GTGAGCCGAGGCTCCCTCGGGGTGGCTCTCGACGACGTCACCGGGCATGTCGTCGCGCGCGGAACCGACGAGCACCGATGGCCGGTGAGCCTTTCCATCCGTATCGATTTCCTGGCCGACCCACCGCTGGACAAGACGTCCATGAGCGTCCACGGTGAATTGATCGCGCGTGACGAGCGCAGCGGAACGACGCGCGGTTCGGTCACAGACGACTCCGGGCGGACCATCGCGCTGGTCACCCAGCGGTCGCACCTTGTCGCGGTCGAGGCACAGCCGACGAGTCCGCGGACATCGTTCGACCTTCCCTCGGTCGAGACGACCGTCCGGGACGCGTTGGGATTCACGGTCTCCGCCGGCGGCATTGTCGAGTTGCCGCCGACACCGCTGGCGGCCAACGGGATGGGCAATGTCCATGGCGGCGTGCTGATCTGCGGATCTGAGTTCGCCGCCATGTCGGCGGTCGATGCTGGTGGTGTCCTCCGCACCACCAGCATCGACATCGCCTACGTCCGCCCGGGGAATGCCGGTGATACGACGACCTTCGCATGTGATGTCGTCCACCGTGGTCGTTCCATGTCGGTGGTCCGAGTGGTTGCGGCCGGTTCGACCGGAAAGCCCTGTGCCGTGGCGACGGTGATCGTGCAGACGGTGCCCGCGTGA
- a CDS encoding AMP-binding protein — protein sequence MTSEHNLGRYTAAQVDEFYASGQWTDENFTELLRSRAEASPDKVFVTDGVHALTYTDLYDTSQRLALGLHRRGLVAGDRVAVQLPNWAAFVVIAAALSRIGAVMVPIMPIYRKDEVSHVVSDASVKMAVAPVDFKGFDYVSMFDEIRQDSDTLTSIVAVRAPESVRGELADRDVLVLEDLVIGGVSADQVDAELDVRVHPDDPFVIVYTSGTTSRPKGCLHTFNTYASGARALTVAFGHTEADVQFGPSPITHTTGLVTSVLIPLLAGASTHVMAEWNPVQGLAEIEKFGCTAAVTATTFLQTLMAAADEHPDADLSSLRVWTCAGSPIPSSVVENAKAKLPGASILSLYGRSENLSTTTCTIEDDPQRAVTSDGAALPGAEVRVVGEDGYEVPRGSEGDIAYRGPSHMIEYLNRPEETAELFTPEGFSRSGDVGVMTDDGFVRVTGRTKDIVIRGGMNISVREVEDKLADHPDLLALAVVGMPDEKLGEKVCCYVVAKAGHTTPTVDELRDYLTSRGVAIQKTPERVIAIDELPMTATGKIQKHVLRKKVADELDQPSAAGAL from the coding sequence ATGACGAGCGAACACAACCTCGGCCGATACACCGCGGCGCAGGTCGACGAGTTCTATGCGAGCGGTCAGTGGACCGACGAGAACTTCACCGAACTGCTACGGTCCCGCGCCGAGGCCAGTCCCGACAAGGTGTTCGTCACCGACGGCGTGCACGCCCTGACGTATACGGACCTCTACGACACGTCGCAGCGGCTTGCCCTCGGGCTTCACCGCCGGGGGCTCGTGGCGGGAGACCGCGTGGCGGTTCAGCTGCCCAACTGGGCGGCCTTCGTCGTGATCGCCGCGGCGCTGTCCCGGATCGGGGCGGTCATGGTCCCGATCATGCCCATCTATCGCAAAGACGAAGTCTCACATGTTGTCTCGGACGCGTCGGTGAAGATGGCCGTCGCGCCGGTCGACTTCAAGGGCTTCGACTACGTGTCCATGTTCGACGAGATCCGGCAGGATTCGGACACCCTGACCTCCATCGTGGCGGTGCGCGCTCCCGAATCCGTCCGTGGTGAACTCGCCGACCGCGACGTCCTCGTATTGGAGGATCTGGTCATCGGGGGCGTGTCCGCGGACCAGGTCGACGCCGAGCTGGACGTGCGTGTGCACCCCGACGATCCGTTCGTCATCGTCTACACATCGGGAACGACCTCGCGTCCCAAGGGATGCCTGCATACGTTCAACACCTACGCCTCCGGCGCCCGCGCGCTGACCGTGGCGTTCGGACACACCGAGGCCGACGTCCAGTTCGGGCCGTCGCCCATCACCCACACCACCGGCCTGGTGACGAGTGTGCTGATCCCTCTCCTCGCCGGCGCGTCCACGCATGTGATGGCGGAGTGGAATCCCGTGCAGGGTCTCGCCGAGATCGAGAAGTTCGGCTGCACCGCCGCGGTCACGGCCACGACGTTCCTGCAGACACTGATGGCCGCCGCCGACGAACATCCCGACGCGGACCTCTCGTCGCTGCGCGTGTGGACCTGCGCCGGTTCACCGATTCCGTCATCCGTCGTGGAGAACGCGAAAGCCAAGCTCCCGGGGGCCAGCATTCTCTCCCTCTACGGGCGCAGTGAGAATCTCTCGACGACCACCTGCACGATCGAGGACGATCCGCAGCGCGCCGTCACCTCGGATGGCGCGGCGCTTCCCGGTGCCGAGGTCAGGGTGGTGGGCGAAGACGGCTACGAAGTCCCGCGGGGCAGCGAGGGCGACATCGCCTACCGCGGACCCTCGCACATGATCGAGTACCTCAACCGGCCCGAGGAGACCGCCGAACTGTTCACACCTGAAGGTTTTTCGCGTTCCGGCGATGTCGGCGTGATGACCGACGACGGATTCGTCCGGGTGACGGGACGGACCAAGGACATCGTCATTCGCGGCGGCATGAACATCAGCGTTCGCGAGGTCGAGGACAAGCTGGCCGACCACCCGGATCTCTTGGCCCTCGCCGTGGTGGGGATGCCGGATGAGAAACTCGGCGAGAAGGTCTGCTGTTACGTCGTCGCCAAGGCCGGACACACCACACCGACCGTGGACGAGCTCCGCGACTACCTCACGAGCCGCGGTGTGGCGATCCAGAAGACGCCGGAGCGGGTCATCGCGATCGATGAATTGCCCATGACGGCAACCGGGAAGATCCAGAAGCACGTCCTCCGTAAGAAGGTCGCCGACGAACTCGACCAGCCGTCTGCCGCGGGTGCACTCTGA